The Castanea sativa cultivar Marrone di Chiusa Pesio chromosome 11, ASM4071231v1 genome contains a region encoding:
- the LOC142617848 gene encoding thaumatin-like protein codes for MALYILPILLVLSLSGAEAAVFTLQNKCRNTIWPGILPGSGQIQLMNGGFQLNPGEVVNVTAPKKWSGRFWPRRFCKFDSAGNGQCLTGDCGGKLQCTGAGGAPPATLAEFTLDSPVDYYDVSLVDGYNVRVSIEPLSGTGPICKPISCLSELNRLCPVGLQVKRNGHVVACKSACLAFNTPEYCCTGAYATPNSCKPTNYSKVFKAVCPTSYSFAYDDPTSTFTCKDGNYLIRFC; via the exons ATGGCATTGTACATTCTTCCAATTCTCCTGGTTCTATCTCTATCAG GAGCTGAAGCGGCTGTGTTTACATTGCAAAACAAATGTAGGAACACAATATGGCCAGGGATTCTACCTGGGAGTGGACAAATTCAGCTAATGAATGGAGGATTTCAGCTTAACCCTGGTGAAGTTGTAAATGTTACAGCACCTAAGAAATGGTCAGGCCGGTTCTGGCCTCGTCGTTTTTGCAAGTTCGATTCCGCTGGTAATGGACAATGCTTGACAGGAGACTGTGGTGGCAAGCTACAATGTACTGGAGCTGGTGGTGCACCACCAGCAACACTCGCTGAGTTTACCTTAGATAGTCCTGTGGATTACTATGATGTTAGTCTCGTTGATGGCTATAACGTACGTGTTTCAATAGAGCCTTTGAGCGGTACAGGGCCTATATGTAAACCAATTAGTTGTCTTTCGGAGTTGAATAGGCTCTGCCCTGTGGGATTGCAAGTGAAGAGAAATGGTCATGTTGTGGCGTGCAAGAGTGCTTGCTTGGCCTTCAACACGCCTGAATATTGTTGTACTGGTGCATATGCCACCCCTAATTCATGCAAGCCTACCAATTATTCCAAGGTGTTCAAGGCTGTTTGCCCCACGTCTTATAGTTTTGCATATGATGATCCCACAAGCACTTTCACTTGCAAAGATGGTAATTATTTGATTAGGTTTTGCtga